Proteins encoded in a region of the Mesoflavibacter profundi genome:
- a CDS encoding DUF4301 family protein, whose product MMKLSDKDLDLLEKKGISKQTIDQQMQLFKNGLPFINLKRAATVDDGIIKLTAKEENEYIKLYDNEKENIDIVKFVPASGAATRMFKFLFQFLDSFRSKEESINAYINRKKALDLSIFFIGLEKLPFFTKVISYLKEKHSNYSELSLEEKRILFITALLEEDQLNYSFYPKGILPFHNYKTHTASAFEEHLYEAAMYSASKDNAKIHFTISDQHKTLFEEEFNKIKSAVEEKTQTSFDISFSFQKQSTDTIAVTNKDEIVRTNTGDIYFRPSGHGALLSNLNDLNADLIFIKNIDNVVVSKYKKTVGKHKKILAGLLIDIKNTAFKHAKDLDEKDLNEAQLIQIATFLQNKLNVVISAEFEKYAKKYQIEYLKKKLNRPIRVCGMVKNEGEPGGGPFWVKDEAANISLQIVESAQIDTKAKSQKKILKKATHFNPVDIVCSIKNHRGEVYDLQQFLDPKAAFITQKTIDGKSIKALELPGLWNGSMSNWNTVFVEVPLATFNPVKNVNDLLKPSHQTN is encoded by the coding sequence ATGATGAAGTTAAGTGATAAAGATCTAGATTTACTTGAAAAAAAAGGAATCTCAAAACAAACAATAGATCAACAAATGCAATTGTTTAAAAATGGATTACCTTTTATAAACCTAAAGCGTGCAGCTACTGTAGACGATGGTATAATAAAACTTACTGCTAAAGAAGAAAATGAATATATTAAGCTGTATGATAATGAAAAAGAAAACATAGACATTGTTAAATTTGTGCCAGCTTCTGGAGCAGCAACAAGGATGTTTAAATTTTTGTTTCAGTTTTTAGATTCTTTTCGATCTAAAGAAGAAAGCATAAATGCTTATATTAATCGTAAAAAAGCGTTAGATCTTTCAATCTTTTTTATAGGACTAGAAAAATTACCTTTTTTCACCAAAGTAATTAGTTATTTAAAAGAGAAACATTCTAATTATTCAGAATTAAGTTTAGAAGAAAAAAGAATATTGTTTATAACAGCACTTTTAGAAGAAGATCAATTAAATTACAGTTTTTATCCAAAAGGGATTTTACCATTTCATAACTATAAAACACATACTGCAAGTGCATTTGAAGAACATTTATATGAAGCAGCAATGTATTCGGCTTCAAAGGATAATGCAAAAATCCATTTTACCATTTCAGATCAGCATAAGACACTTTTTGAAGAAGAATTTAATAAAATAAAATCTGCTGTAGAAGAAAAAACACAGACTAGTTTTGATATTTCATTTTCATTTCAAAAACAATCTACAGATACAATAGCGGTAACAAATAAAGACGAAATTGTAAGAACTAACACAGGCGACATTTATTTTAGACCTTCTGGACATGGCGCCTTATTGTCTAATCTTAACGACTTAAATGCGGACCTAATATTTATTAAGAACATAGATAATGTAGTCGTGTCTAAGTATAAAAAAACAGTAGGAAAACATAAGAAAATTCTTGCAGGATTATTAATAGATATAAAAAACACAGCGTTTAAGCATGCAAAAGATTTAGATGAAAAAGATTTAAATGAAGCCCAACTCATTCAAATAGCAACCTTCTTGCAAAATAAGTTAAATGTTGTGATTTCTGCAGAATTTGAAAAATATGCAAAGAAGTATCAAATAGAATATTTAAAGAAAAAATTAAACCGTCCAATTAGAGTTTGCGGAATGGTAAAAAACGAAGGTGAACCTGGAGGCGGACCATTTTGGGTAAAAGATGAAGCTGCAAACATTTCACTTCAAATTGTAGAATCAGCTCAAATAGATACTAAAGCAAAATCACAGAAAAAAATCCTAAAAAAAGCAACGCACTTTAATCCTGTAGATATTGTTTGTAGCATAAAAAATCATAGAGGCGAAGTGTATGATTTACAACAGTTTTTAGATCCAAAAGCAGCTTTTATAACACAAAAAACAATAGACGGTAAATCTATAAAAGCATTGGAGTTACCTGGTTTATGGAATGGTAGTATGTCTAACTGGAATACTGTTTTTGTAGAAGTTCCATTAGCAACTTTTAATCCGGTTAAAAATGTAAACGATTTATTAAAACCTAGTCACCAAACCAATTAA
- the pnuC gene encoding nicotinamide riboside transporter PnuC: MSHIFDFFFGQYATYNTIDVVLEIIAVIFGFLSVWYSKQNKVLVFPTGMISTIIFVYLLLKWELLGDMMINAYYFIMSVYGWYFWTKKVDQTHVTPISTTTTKEKQASVAIFIATLIFVFAVYKTFDKWTSWVAYVDALTTAIFFVGMWLMAKRKIENWIFWIIGDIISVPLYFYKGFTFTSFQYLGFTVIAIYGYLAWKKLLNNNQVTV; encoded by the coding sequence ATGAGCCACATTTTTGATTTCTTTTTTGGTCAATATGCAACTTATAATACCATAGATGTTGTTTTAGAAATTATTGCTGTAATCTTTGGTTTTTTATCTGTTTGGTATTCTAAACAAAATAAAGTTCTTGTATTTCCTACAGGTATGATTAGCACAATAATTTTTGTGTATCTATTGCTTAAATGGGAACTTTTAGGCGATATGATGATTAACGCTTATTATTTTATAATGAGTGTTTATGGATGGTATTTTTGGACAAAAAAGGTAGATCAAACTCATGTAACGCCAATTTCTACAACAACCACTAAAGAAAAACAAGCTAGTGTTGCTATATTTATAGCAACTTTAATTTTTGTTTTTGCTGTTTATAAAACCTTTGATAAATGGACAAGTTGGGTTGCTTATGTAGATGCATTAACAACTGCAATTTTCTTTGTTGGAATGTGGTTAATGGCAAAACGAAAAATTGAAAATTGGATTTTTTGGATTATCGGAGATATCATTTCTGTACCTTTATATTTCTATAAAGGGTTTACGTTTACCAGTTTTCAATATTTAGGGTTTACGGTAATAGCAATTTATGGATATTTAGCATGGAAGAAGCTCTTAAACAACAACCAAGTAACTGTATAA
- a CDS encoding AAA family ATPase, whose amino-acid sequence MEEALKQQPSNCIKVVLFGPESTGKTTLSIQLARYYNSVWVPEYARDYLQNKWNNERKTCEPKDLLPIAIGQMELENTLAQKTDSVLICDTDLLETKVYSEEYYSGTCDSLLEKYALKNTYDLYFLTYIDTPWEADDLRDKPEERQEMFEAFKAALIKYKRPFVLLKGDKKTRLATATKHINQLLEKNDEVK is encoded by the coding sequence ATGGAAGAAGCTCTTAAACAACAACCAAGTAACTGTATAAAAGTTGTGCTTTTTGGACCAGAAAGCACTGGTAAAACAACACTATCTATTCAGTTAGCACGATATTATAATTCGGTTTGGGTACCAGAATATGCACGCGATTACCTTCAAAATAAATGGAATAACGAGCGTAAAACTTGCGAGCCTAAAGACCTTTTGCCAATAGCTATTGGTCAAATGGAATTAGAAAACACACTAGCCCAAAAAACAGATTCAGTTTTAATTTGTGATACAGATTTGTTAGAAACTAAAGTGTATTCAGAAGAATATTATTCTGGGACATGCGATTCATTATTAGAAAAATATGCTTTAAAAAATACATATGATTTGTACTTTTTAACTTATATTGATACACCTTGGGAAGCAGATGATTTAAGAGATAAGCCTGAAGAAAGACAAGAAATGTTTGAAGCGTTTAAAGCAGCTTTAATTAAATATAAAAGACCATTTGTCTTATTAAAAGGCGATAAAAAAACAAGGTTAGCAACTGCTACCAAACATATTAATCAACTACTAGAGAAGAATGATGAAGTTAAGTGA
- the arfB gene encoding alternative ribosome rescue aminoacyl-tRNA hydrolase ArfB, whose protein sequence is MLLDKEIEKEFNLKAIRSSGSGGQHVNKVATKIELSFNVELSQSLTQEQKEIIIDKLAKRLTKENVLIIQCSETRSQLKNKRIAIQKAISIIEEALVINPERKPTKIPKAVIKKRLKSKRLNSEKKANRRKPDIN, encoded by the coding sequence ATGTTGTTAGATAAAGAGATTGAAAAAGAGTTTAATTTAAAAGCCATTCGCAGTTCTGGAAGTGGTGGACAACATGTAAATAAAGTTGCTACAAAAATTGAATTAAGTTTTAATGTAGAATTATCACAGTCTTTAACACAAGAGCAAAAAGAGATAATCATTGACAAATTAGCAAAAAGACTAACAAAAGAAAATGTGTTAATTATACAATGTAGCGAAACAAGAAGTCAATTAAAAAATAAAAGAATTGCAATACAAAAAGCAATATCAATTATTGAGGAAGCTTTAGTTATAAATCCAGAGAGAAAACCAACAAAAATCCCAAAAGCAGTCATAAAAAAACGATTAAAATCTAAACGTCTAAATTCAGAAAAAAAAGCCAATAGACGTAAACCTGATATAAATTAG